Part of the Terriglobales bacterium genome is shown below.
GGCGACCTTCTTCGCCGGGGTGAAGCGGTCCTCGCCGTAGAGGATCATGGAGTGCGAGCAGTCGAGCAGCAGCACCGTGGCGCAGGAGGACTGGTACTCGCACTGGTGGACCTGCAGGTCGGAGTATTCGAGGTTGAGCGGCGCGTTCTTAAAATCGGGCAGGCCCTCGCGCTGGATGGCGCTACTGAGCGTGGCGGTGATGTCGAGGTTCATGGTGTCGCCGAACTCATAGGGCTTGGCGGCGCCTGAGGTCTCGATGCCGGTGGCCAGATCGCGCGTGTCGTGCCGTCCGAAGTTGGATTTTCCCAGCGAGGCCAGCAAGTCGCGCAGGGTCTTGAAGCCCAGGAAGTCCAGGCTCTTGTCGGTGACCTCGAAGCGCGCGTTGCCTTGCGCCTCGCCGGTCTGCCCGCCGACGGGCGAGGAGCGTGAGGGGTCGTGGGGGCCGTCCACGGAGATGTAGCCCTCCTGCTCCATGCGCTCGACCAGCTTTTCGATGAGCTGATCGAGCGAGCCGTCCATGCGCATCTGCTGGAGGCGCTCCTGCATTTCTTGATCGAGCAGGTCGCCGCGGGCGAGGGCGTCCTCGATGGCGCGGCGCAGGGCTTCCATGGTGTGCTCGCCCTGCTGCATCTCGTAGAAATTCATGTAGGAATTCTGAAAGCCGCTCTCGAGCAGGTAATCGGAGAG
Proteins encoded:
- a CDS encoding VWA domain-containing protein, producing MKFVKYTKYVADAAGEMSLEDLLSALSDYLLESGFQNSYMNFYEMQQGEHTMEALRRAIEDALARGDLLDQEMQERLQQMRMDGSLDQLIEKLVERMEQEGYISVDGPHDPSRSSPVGGQTGEAQGNARFEVTDKSLDFLGFKTLRDLLASLGKSNFGRHDTRDLATGIETSGAAKPYEFGDTMNLDITATLSSAIQREGLPDFKNAPLNLEYSDLQVHQCEYQSSCATVLLLDCSHSMILYGEDRFTPAKKVAMALSHLIRTQYPGDSLSLVLFHDSAEELPLSQLARVKVGPYYTNTREGLRLAQRILQRQRKDMKQIVMITDGKPSALTLEDGRIYKNAFGLDPLVVSQTLEEVSKCKRAGILINTFMLASDFGLVQFVQKVTEMCRGKAYFTTPYNLGQYLLMDYMSRKMRTIH